One stretch of Streptomyces sp. MMBL 11-1 DNA includes these proteins:
- a CDS encoding aspartate-semialdehyde dehydrogenase — protein MKVGIVGATGQVGTVMLRILADRDFPVDELRLFASARSAGSTIDFKGSGVTVEDASAADYTGLDIVLFSAGGATSKALAEKVASQGAVVIDNSSAWRKDPEVPLVVSEVNPHAAKVRPKGIIANPNCTTMAAMPVLRPLHDEAGLEALTVASYQAVSGSGVAGVAELHGQAVKVVADAEKLAHDGEAVDFPEPTVYKRPIAFNVLPLAGSIVDDGSFETDEEQKLRNESRKILEIPELKVSGTCVRVPVFSGHSLQINARFARPIGVERAYELLKDAEGVELSEIPTPLQAAGKDASFVGRIRVDETVEHGLALFVSSDNLRKGAALNAVQIAELVAAELKG, from the coding sequence GTGAAGGTCGGAATCGTCGGCGCCACCGGTCAGGTCGGCACAGTCATGCTCAGGATCCTGGCCGACCGGGACTTCCCGGTCGACGAGCTGCGGCTGTTCGCCTCCGCCCGGTCCGCGGGCTCCACGATCGACTTCAAGGGCTCCGGCGTCACCGTCGAGGACGCCTCCGCGGCCGACTACACGGGCCTGGACATCGTGCTGTTCTCCGCCGGCGGCGCGACCTCGAAGGCGCTGGCCGAGAAGGTCGCCTCCCAGGGCGCCGTGGTGATCGACAACTCCTCCGCCTGGCGCAAGGACCCCGAGGTCCCCCTCGTCGTCTCCGAGGTCAACCCGCACGCGGCGAAGGTCCGCCCGAAGGGGATCATCGCCAACCCGAACTGCACGACGATGGCCGCGATGCCCGTGCTGCGCCCGCTGCACGACGAGGCCGGTCTCGAAGCGCTGACCGTCGCCTCCTACCAGGCCGTGTCCGGTTCCGGGGTCGCCGGGGTCGCCGAGCTGCACGGCCAGGCGGTCAAGGTCGTCGCCGACGCCGAGAAGCTGGCCCACGACGGGGAGGCCGTGGACTTCCCCGAGCCGACCGTCTACAAGCGTCCGATCGCCTTCAACGTGCTGCCGCTGGCGGGCTCCATCGTCGACGACGGTTCGTTCGAGACGGACGAGGAGCAGAAGCTCCGCAACGAGTCCCGCAAGATCCTGGAGATCCCGGAGCTGAAGGTGTCCGGCACCTGCGTCCGGGTCCCGGTCTTCTCCGGCCACTCGCTCCAGATCAACGCCCGCTTCGCCCGCCCGATCGGCGTCGAGCGCGCCTACGAGCTGCTGAAGGACGCCGAGGGCGTCGAGCTCTCGGAGATCCCGACCCCGCTCCAGGCGGCCGGCAAGGACGCCTCCTTCGTGGGCCGCATCCGGGTCGACGAGACGGTCGAGCACGGTCTCGCGCTGTTCGTCTCCAGCGACAACCTCCGCAAGGGCGCGGCGCTGAACGCCGTGCAGATCGCGGAGCTGGTGGCGGCCGAGCTGAAGGGCTGA
- a CDS encoding type II toxin-antitoxin system PemK/MazF family toxin has translation MDLEPARGSEANKVRPAVIVSNNAANRSVELTGRGVVAVVPLTSNTSRVLSFQVLLAAKESQLPQNSKVQCEQIRAVFPDRVLKRIGEVPRQRMAEIDAALRRHLAL, from the coding sequence GTGGACCTGGAGCCCGCGCGGGGGAGCGAAGCCAACAAGGTGCGCCCTGCAGTGATCGTTTCCAACAACGCCGCCAACCGGTCGGTCGAGCTGACCGGCAGGGGCGTCGTCGCCGTGGTGCCCCTGACCTCGAACACCTCAAGAGTCCTCAGCTTTCAGGTGCTTCTCGCAGCGAAAGAGAGCCAACTTCCGCAGAACTCCAAGGTCCAGTGCGAACAGATCCGGGCCGTCTTCCCCGATCGGGTACTGAAGCGAATCGGTGAGGTCCCCCGCCAGCGCATGGCCGAGATCGACGCGGCCCTCCGCCGCCATCTCGCGCTCTGA
- a CDS encoding ribbon-helix-helix domain-containing protein, producing the protein MKISVSLPQEDVAFVDEYARKTDADSRSAVIHAAIELLRTAGLEAEYTEAFQEWDASEDAALWDRTVADGLTDA; encoded by the coding sequence ATGAAGATCAGTGTGAGTCTGCCGCAGGAGGATGTCGCCTTCGTCGACGAGTACGCGAGGAAGACCGACGCGGATTCCCGGTCCGCCGTCATACACGCCGCCATCGAGCTGTTGCGTACCGCGGGTCTGGAAGCCGAGTACACAGAGGCGTTCCAGGAGTGGGACGCGAGCGAGGACGCCGCTCTCTGGGACCGCACCGTGGCCGATGGGCTCACCGATGCGTAG
- the pepN gene encoding aminopeptidase N translates to MPGTNLTREEAQERARLLTVDAYEIDLDLSGAQEGGTYRSVTTVRFDCAEAGAQSFIDLVAPAVHDVVLNGKDLDVAAVFRDARIALPHLREGANELKVVADCAYTNTGEGLHRFVDPVDEQAYLYTQFEVPDARRVFASFEQPDLKATFAFTVKAPSGWTVISNSPTPEPAGDVWTFEPTPRISTYITALIVGPYHAVHSSYEKDGQSVPLGIYCRPSLAEYLDADDIFAVTRQGFEWFQEKFDYAYPFAKYDQLFVPEFNAGAMENAGAVTIRDQYVFRSKVTDAAYEVRAETILHELAHMWFGDLVTMEWWNDLWLNESFATYTSIACQADAAGSKWPHSWTTFANSMKTWAYRQDQLPSTHPIMADIQDLDDVLVNFDGITYAKGASVLKQLVAYVGKDAFFQGVQAYFKAHAFGNTRLSDLLGALEKTSGRDLKTWSKAWLETAGINILRPEIETDADGHVTSFTVLQEAPALPAGAKGEPTLRPHRIAIGCYDLDADGKLVRTDRIELDVDGERTDVPALVGKARPAVVLLNDDDLSYAKVRLDAESLRVVTEHLGDFTESLPRALSWASAWDMTRDGELATRDYLALVLSGIGKESDIGVVQSLHRQVKLALDLYAAPETREGALNQWTDATLAHLRAAEPGSDHQLAWARAFAATARNPQQLDLLQSLLDGTETIEGLAVDTELRWAFVQRLAATGLLDEEEIAAEYERDRTAAGERHAASARAAMPSEEAKAEAWASVVESDKLPNSLQEAVISGFVQTDQRELLAPYTEKFFAAVKDVWDSRSHEMAQQIAVGLYPALQVSQKTLDATDAWLASAEPSAALRRLMSESRSGVERALKAQAADAAAATA, encoded by the coding sequence GTGCCTGGCACGAATCTGACCCGCGAAGAGGCACAGGAGCGGGCGCGCCTGCTGACCGTGGACGCGTACGAGATCGATCTCGACCTCTCCGGAGCGCAGGAGGGCGGCACCTACCGGTCCGTGACCACCGTGCGCTTCGACTGCGCGGAGGCGGGGGCCCAGTCGTTCATCGACCTGGTCGCCCCGGCCGTCCACGATGTGGTGCTGAACGGCAAGGACCTGGACGTGGCCGCCGTGTTCCGCGACGCGCGGATCGCCCTGCCGCATCTGCGTGAGGGCGCCAACGAGCTGAAGGTCGTCGCCGACTGCGCGTACACCAACACCGGTGAGGGCCTGCACCGGTTCGTGGACCCGGTCGACGAACAGGCTTATCTGTACACACAGTTCGAGGTCCCGGACGCGCGCCGCGTCTTCGCCTCGTTCGAGCAGCCCGACCTGAAGGCGACCTTCGCGTTCACCGTGAAGGCCCCGTCCGGCTGGACGGTCATCTCGAACTCCCCGACGCCGGAGCCCGCGGGCGACGTCTGGACCTTCGAGCCGACGCCGCGCATCTCCACGTACATCACGGCGCTCATCGTGGGCCCGTACCACGCGGTGCACAGCAGCTACGAGAAGGACGGCCAGTCCGTCCCGCTCGGCATCTACTGCCGCCCCTCGCTCGCGGAGTACCTGGACGCGGACGACATCTTCGCCGTCACCCGGCAGGGCTTCGAGTGGTTCCAGGAGAAGTTCGACTACGCGTACCCGTTCGCCAAGTACGACCAGCTCTTCGTCCCGGAGTTCAACGCGGGCGCGATGGAGAACGCGGGCGCGGTCACCATCCGCGACCAGTACGTCTTCCGCTCCAAGGTGACGGACGCGGCGTACGAGGTGCGGGCCGAGACCATCCTGCACGAGCTGGCCCACATGTGGTTCGGCGACCTCGTGACGATGGAGTGGTGGAACGACCTCTGGCTGAACGAGTCGTTCGCCACCTACACCTCGATCGCCTGCCAGGCGGACGCCGCGGGATCGAAGTGGCCGCACTCCTGGACCACGTTCGCCAACTCCATGAAGACCTGGGCGTACCGGCAGGACCAGCTGCCCTCCACGCACCCGATCATGGCGGACATCCAGGACCTGGACGACGTCCTCGTCAACTTCGACGGGATCACGTACGCCAAGGGCGCCTCGGTGCTCAAGCAGCTCGTGGCGTACGTCGGCAAGGACGCGTTCTTCCAGGGCGTGCAGGCGTACTTCAAGGCGCACGCCTTCGGCAACACCCGCCTCTCCGACCTGCTGGGCGCCCTGGAGAAGACCTCCGGCCGCGACCTGAAGACCTGGTCGAAGGCGTGGCTGGAGACGGCGGGCATCAACATCCTGCGCCCGGAGATCGAGACCGACGCCGACGGTCACGTCACCTCGTTCACCGTGCTCCAGGAGGCGCCCGCGCTGCCCGCCGGTGCGAAGGGCGAGCCGACGCTGCGCCCGCACCGCATCGCCATCGGCTGTTACGACCTCGACGCGGACGGCAAGCTCGTGCGCACCGACCGGATCGAGCTGGACGTCGACGGCGAGCGCACCGACGTGCCCGCCCTGGTGGGCAAGGCCCGCCCGGCGGTCGTCCTGCTCAACGACGACGACCTCTCGTACGCGAAGGTGCGCCTCGACGCCGAGTCGCTGCGGGTCGTCACCGAGCACCTGGGCGACTTCACCGAGTCGCTGCCGCGCGCCTTGAGCTGGGCCTCGGCCTGGGACATGACGCGCGACGGCGAGCTGGCGACCCGCGACTACCTCGCGCTGGTGCTCTCCGGCATCGGCAAGGAGTCGGACATCGGCGTCGTGCAGTCGCTGCACCGCCAGGTGAAGCTGGCACTCGACCTGTACGCGGCGCCGGAGACCCGTGAGGGCGCGCTCAACCAGTGGACCGACGCGACGCTGGCGCACCTGCGCGCGGCGGAGCCGGGCAGCGACCACCAGCTCGCCTGGGCCCGTGCCTTCGCGGCGACGGCCCGCAACCCGCAGCAGCTGGACCTGCTCCAGTCGCTGCTGGACGGCACGGAGACCATCGAGGGCCTGGCCGTCGACACCGAGCTGCGGTGGGCGTTCGTGCAGCGGCTGGCGGCCACCGGGCTGCTGGACGAGGAGGAGATCGCCGCCGAGTACGAGCGCGACAGGACAGCGGCGGGCGAGCGCCACGCGGCCTCCGCGCGGGCGGCCATGCCGTCGGAGGAGGCCAAGGCCGAGGCGTGGGCCTCGGTCGTGGAGTCCGACAAGCTGCCCAACTCGCTCCAGGAAGCGGTCATCAGCGGCTTCGTCCAGACGGACCAGCGCGAGCTGCTGGCCCCGTACACGGAGAAGTTCTTCGCCGCGGTGAAGGACGTCTGGGACTCGCGCAGCCACGAGATGGCCCAGCAGATCGCGGTGGGCCTCTACCCGGCGCTCCAGGTCTCCCAGAAGACGCTGGACGCCACGGACGCCTGGCTGGCCTCGGCGGAGCCGAGCGCGGCCCTGCGCCGGCTGATGTCGGAGTCGCGGTCCGGTGTGGAGCGCGCGCTGAAGGCGCAGGCGGCGGACGCGGCGGCGGCCACGGCCTGA
- the alc gene encoding allantoicase has product MTFDASETTFQDPDTDPHANDAAPYGGGDPYADYREAGDLPFTELVDLADRRLGAGVIAANDEFFAERENLLIRERAVFDPEHFGHKGKIMDGWETRRRRGADAGTPFPAPEDHDWAIVRLGAAGIVRGLIVDTAHFRGNYPQRVSVQATSVEGAPSPEQLLADDVKWEEILPPTPVRGHAANAFEITGGRRYTHLRLCQHPDGGIARLRVHGEVVPDPAWLAALGTVDLISVLNGGTYEDASDRFYSSPTQIILPGTSRKMDDGWENRRRRVRGTNDWVRFRLPAQGAVRAIEIDTAYLKGNSAGWIALQGRNGDTGEWFEILPRTRLQPDTLHRFVLRAQAVVTHVRLDAFPDGGVARMRLHGTLTESGAAELTRRYEESGA; this is encoded by the coding sequence ATGACCTTCGACGCGAGCGAGACCACATTCCAGGACCCCGACACCGACCCCCACGCCAACGACGCCGCGCCCTACGGCGGCGGCGACCCCTACGCCGACTACCGCGAAGCCGGGGACCTCCCCTTCACCGAGCTGGTCGACCTCGCCGACCGCCGCCTGGGCGCGGGCGTGATCGCCGCCAACGACGAGTTCTTCGCCGAGCGCGAGAACCTCCTGATCCGCGAGCGCGCCGTCTTCGACCCCGAGCACTTCGGGCACAAGGGCAAGATCATGGACGGCTGGGAGACCCGCCGCCGCAGGGGAGCGGACGCCGGGACCCCCTTCCCCGCCCCCGAGGACCACGACTGGGCCATCGTCCGCCTCGGCGCCGCCGGAATCGTCCGCGGCCTGATCGTCGACACCGCCCACTTCCGCGGCAACTACCCGCAGCGCGTATCGGTGCAGGCCACCTCCGTCGAAGGCGCCCCGAGCCCCGAGCAGCTGCTCGCCGACGACGTGAAGTGGGAGGAGATCCTCCCGCCCACCCCCGTGCGCGGCCACGCCGCCAACGCCTTCGAGATCACCGGCGGCCGCCGCTACACCCACCTGCGCCTCTGCCAGCACCCCGACGGCGGCATCGCCCGCCTCCGCGTGCACGGCGAGGTCGTCCCGGACCCGGCCTGGCTCGCCGCGCTCGGCACCGTCGACCTGATCTCGGTTCTCAACGGCGGTACGTACGAGGACGCCTCCGACCGCTTCTACTCCTCGCCCACCCAGATCATCCTGCCGGGCACCTCCCGCAAGATGGACGACGGCTGGGAGAACCGCCGCCGCCGGGTCCGCGGCACCAACGACTGGGTCCGCTTCCGCCTCCCCGCCCAGGGCGCGGTCCGCGCGATAGAGATCGACACCGCCTACCTCAAGGGCAACTCCGCCGGCTGGATCGCCCTCCAGGGCCGCAACGGCGACACCGGCGAATGGTTCGAGATCCTCCCGCGCACCCGCCTCCAGCCCGACACCCTCCACCGCTTCGTGCTGCGCGCCCAGGCCGTCGTCACCCACGTCCGCCTCGACGCCTTCCCCGACGGCGGGGTGGCCCGGATGCGGCTGCACGGCACGCTCACGGAGTCGGGCGCGGCCGAGCTCACCCGCCGTTACGAGGAGTCCGGCGCGTGA
- a CDS encoding LysR family transcriptional regulator encodes MTEWDVKKLRILRTLRDRGTVTAAAEALLMTPSAVSQQLTNLAKQLGVDLLEAQGRRVRLTDAAHLVLRHAEAVFAQLERAEAELTGYLQGEAGEVRVAAFSTAVPALVVPAVRLLRAGDRPGPDVRVREAEAAQAYELLTAGEVDLALSLAAHAPTARDPRFSLFPLLADPLDVALPADHPLAGAPALRLADLAADRWIFGGSGPWSEITTAACEAAGFVPEQAHSAAGWTAILALVEAGMGVALVPRMAARERREGVVMRVLEADRPRRHVVAAVRHGASSGPAVARVLAALTDVARSFS; translated from the coding sequence ATGACCGAGTGGGACGTCAAGAAGCTCCGCATCCTGCGCACCCTGCGCGACCGGGGCACGGTGACGGCAGCCGCCGAAGCGCTCCTGATGACCCCCTCGGCGGTCTCCCAGCAGCTCACCAACCTGGCCAAGCAGCTCGGCGTGGACCTCCTGGAGGCCCAGGGCCGCCGGGTCCGCCTCACCGACGCCGCCCACCTCGTCCTGCGCCACGCGGAGGCCGTCTTCGCCCAGTTGGAGCGGGCGGAGGCCGAACTGACCGGCTATCTGCAGGGCGAGGCGGGTGAGGTCAGGGTCGCCGCGTTCTCCACCGCCGTGCCCGCCCTCGTCGTCCCCGCCGTCCGGCTGCTGCGCGCCGGGGACCGCCCGGGGCCCGACGTACGCGTACGGGAGGCCGAGGCCGCCCAGGCCTACGAGCTGCTCACCGCGGGCGAGGTGGACCTGGCCCTGTCGCTGGCCGCCCACGCCCCCACCGCCCGGGACCCCCGCTTCAGCCTCTTCCCGCTGCTCGCCGACCCGCTGGACGTGGCGCTCCCCGCCGACCACCCGCTGGCCGGCGCCCCCGCCCTGCGCCTCGCCGACCTGGCCGCCGACCGCTGGATCTTCGGCGGCTCCGGACCCTGGTCCGAGATCACCACCGCCGCCTGCGAGGCGGCGGGCTTCGTCCCCGAGCAGGCCCACAGCGCCGCCGGGTGGACCGCGATCCTCGCCCTGGTCGAGGCGGGCATGGGCGTCGCGCTGGTCCCCCGGATGGCCGCCCGGGAGCGTCGCGAGGGCGTGGTGATGCGGGTGCTGGAGGCGGACCGGCCGCGCCGCCACGTGGTGGCGGCGGTCCGGCACGGCGCTTCGAGCGGACCGGCGGTGGCCCGGGTCCTCGCGGCACTCACCGACGTGGCCAGATCATTCAGCTGA
- the malQ gene encoding 4-alpha-glucanotransferase has translation MGLSRLAALHGVATSYSPSPDVTVSVPDDTVIAVLAALGVDAGTPADVRKCLVAAESRSRLLPPTVVVWAGEPLPPALSGLPPGSTVTVEPEPAEAPGDPSGRPSAPLSMRTRAAAPAASTTPPGASATPVTAGTPPGAAAPVPPRGSAATASAPHPQRADGKPNAPAAVPTWWTPPPPGVHRLHVRTPDHLRATATLVVAPARVPQPPERSHGFLVQLYSLLSARSWGMGDLGDLADLAAWSGRTVGSGFVQVNPLHAAVPGRPTDPSPYRPSSRRFPDPVHLRVESIPEYGLVRDRAALDDLRQDAAALSEAVLNKGALIDRDAVWELKRQALELVVAVPLTPGRRAAYCDFLAEQGQALEDHALWCALAEVHGPDWHAWPEALRDPRSPGTARARTELLDRVDFHCRLAWLTATQLAEAQRAAEDAGMGVGIVHDLAVGVHPAGADTWARQEAFAHGMSVGAPPDAFNARGQDWGLPPWRPDVLAATGHAAYRGLLRGLLAHAGALRIDHVMGLFRLWWVPEGRPPTDGTYVAYDAEAMLAVLVLEAHRAGAVVVGEDLGTVEPGVREALARRGVLGTSVLWFERDWDGDGRPLAPEKWRRGCLATATTHDLPSTAARLTGDHVTLRHRLGLLTRSLEEELTEDATDTAEWLALLARLRMLPEGDGDEEAAVRAVHRFLRRTPARMTGVWLPDTVGDRRPQNLPGTWDQYPNWRLPVADAEGRPVTLEEITVSPRLHALMDVLRT, from the coding sequence ATGGGCTTGTCCCGGCTCGCCGCACTGCACGGTGTCGCCACCTCCTACTCCCCGTCGCCGGATGTCACGGTGTCCGTCCCCGACGACACGGTCATCGCCGTGCTCGCCGCGCTGGGCGTCGACGCCGGCACTCCGGCGGACGTACGGAAGTGCCTCGTCGCCGCGGAGTCCCGCTCACGCCTGCTGCCGCCGACCGTGGTGGTCTGGGCCGGCGAGCCCCTGCCGCCCGCCCTGTCCGGGCTGCCGCCCGGCTCGACCGTCACGGTCGAGCCGGAACCGGCCGAGGCCCCGGGAGACCCCTCGGGCCGCCCGTCCGCGCCGCTGAGCATGCGGACCCGCGCGGCGGCTCCCGCCGCGTCCACGACGCCTCCGGGCGCCTCCGCGACACCGGTGACGGCGGGGACGCCCCCGGGAGCCGCCGCGCCCGTGCCGCCCCGGGGGAGTGCCGCCACCGCGTCCGCGCCGCACCCGCAGCGCGCCGACGGGAAGCCCAACGCTCCGGCCGCCGTCCCCACCTGGTGGACTCCGCCGCCCCCCGGCGTCCACCGCCTCCACGTCCGTACGCCGGACCACCTCCGTGCCACGGCCACCCTCGTCGTCGCCCCGGCCCGCGTCCCGCAGCCGCCCGAGCGGTCCCACGGCTTCCTGGTCCAGCTCTACTCCCTGCTCTCCGCCCGATCCTGGGGCATGGGCGACCTCGGCGACCTGGCGGACCTCGCCGCCTGGTCCGGGCGGACCGTCGGCTCCGGGTTCGTCCAGGTCAACCCGTTGCACGCGGCCGTCCCCGGACGCCCCACCGACCCGTCCCCGTACCGCCCCTCCTCGCGCCGCTTCCCCGACCCGGTGCACCTGCGCGTCGAGTCGATCCCCGAATACGGCCTCGTCCGCGACCGGGCCGCCCTGGACGACCTCCGGCAGGACGCCGCGGCCCTCAGCGAGGCCGTGCTGAACAAGGGCGCGCTGATCGACCGGGACGCCGTCTGGGAGCTGAAGCGGCAGGCCCTGGAGCTGGTCGTCGCGGTGCCGCTCACCCCCGGCCGCCGCGCCGCCTACTGCGACTTCCTGGCCGAGCAGGGGCAGGCGCTGGAGGACCACGCCCTGTGGTGCGCGCTCGCCGAGGTGCACGGCCCCGACTGGCACGCCTGGCCCGAGGCCCTGCGCGACCCCCGCTCCCCGGGGACCGCCCGCGCCCGCACCGAGCTGCTGGACCGGGTCGACTTCCACTGCCGCCTCGCCTGGCTGACCGCCACCCAGCTCGCCGAAGCCCAGCGGGCCGCCGAGGACGCCGGGATGGGCGTCGGGATCGTCCACGACCTCGCCGTCGGCGTACACCCGGCCGGCGCCGACACCTGGGCCCGGCAAGAGGCCTTCGCCCACGGCATGTCCGTCGGCGCGCCCCCCGACGCCTTCAACGCGCGCGGCCAGGACTGGGGCCTGCCGCCCTGGCGCCCCGACGTCCTCGCCGCCACCGGTCACGCCGCCTACCGGGGCCTGCTGCGCGGGCTGCTGGCCCACGCCGGGGCCCTGCGCATCGACCATGTGATGGGCCTGTTCCGGCTCTGGTGGGTGCCCGAGGGGCGCCCTCCCACCGACGGCACGTACGTCGCGTACGACGCCGAGGCGATGCTCGCCGTCCTCGTGCTGGAGGCCCACCGGGCCGGGGCCGTCGTCGTCGGCGAGGACCTCGGCACCGTCGAGCCCGGCGTCCGCGAGGCGCTCGCCCGGCGCGGCGTGCTCGGCACCTCGGTGCTCTGGTTCGAGCGCGACTGGGACGGCGACGGACGCCCGCTCGCCCCGGAGAAATGGCGCCGGGGCTGCCTGGCCACCGCCACCACCCACGACCTGCCGTCCACCGCCGCCCGGCTGACCGGCGACCATGTGACGCTGCGCCACCGCCTCGGCCTGCTCACCCGCTCCCTGGAGGAGGAGCTGACCGAGGACGCCACCGACACCGCCGAGTGGCTCGCCCTCCTGGCCCGGCTGCGGATGCTCCCCGAGGGCGACGGCGACGAGGAGGCCGCCGTCCGCGCCGTCCACCGCTTCCTGCGGCGCACCCCCGCCCGGATGACCGGCGTCTGGCTCCCCGACACCGTGGGCGACCGCCGCCCGCAGAACCTCCCCGGCACCTGGGACCAGTACCCCAACTGGCGCCTCCCGGTCGCCGACGCCGAGGGCCGTCCGGTCACCCTGGAGGAGATCACCGTCTCACCCCGGCTGCACGCGCTGATGGACGTCCTGCGGACCTGA